In Carcharodon carcharias isolate sCarCar2 chromosome 22, sCarCar2.pri, whole genome shotgun sequence, the following are encoded in one genomic region:
- the adap2 gene encoding arf-GAP with dual PH domain-containing protein 2 isoform X1, with protein MDNWDRNKTILLELLREGENSECADCGAADPDWASYTLGVFICLNCSGIHRNLSGISRVKSIRLDFWDDDLIEKMRKRGNRVAKKHYEANIPPFYYKPRASDCVVLKEQWIRAKYEREEFTDIVTKLQKSVTSGNRVGYLWKRGKDNRNFRKRNFRLLEKEGLILYYAKEDEEPKGVIQVSGLNATFQPEKIGNPNGLQITYLKDGRTRSMFVYHKNGKDIVDWFNAIRAARFRYLKSAFPTISDAELIPKLTRDYTKEGYMEKTGPTQKEPFKRRWFTLDNQDRKLLYFKEPLDAYAQGEVFIGHSQYGYNVIEGLPPGLKGNKWKLGITIETPERKFVFTCKDDQDLKEWIVAFKEVIFKPMSPQDYSVEATLRRKQR; from the exons ATCCTGACTGGGCCTCCTACACCCTTGGAGTGTTTATCTGCCTGAACTGTTCAGGTATTCATCGCAACTTGTCAGGAATCAGCAGAGTCAAATCTATCCGGCTGGATTTCTGGGATGACGATTTAATTGAG aaAATGAGGAAACGTGGAAACCGGGTGGCAAAGAAACATTACGAGGCCAACATCCCTCCTTTCTACTACAAGCCACGAGCATCAGACTGTGT AGTTCTGAAAGAGCAATGGATTCGAGCCAAGTACGAGCGGGAGGAGTTCACCGACATTGTCACCAAGCTGCAGAAATCGGTCACTTCAG GTAACCGAGTTGGCTATCTCTGGAAACGGGGAAAGGACAATAGAAATTTTCGGAAAAGGAATTTCCGTCTTTTAGAGAAAGAGGGTCTGATCCTTTACTACGCTAAGGAG GATGAAGAGCCAAAGGGAGTCATTCAGGTGTCAGGTCTCAATGCTACATTCCAGCCAGAGAAGATTGGGAATCCAAACGGGCTGCAGATCACTTATCTGAAAGATGGGCGCACCAGGAGTATGTTTGTGTACCACAAAAATGGGAAG GACATAGTGGATTGGTTCAATGCAATCAGGGCGGCTCGTTTCCGATACCTCAAAAGTGCTTTCCCCACAATTAGTGACGCAGAG CTCATACCAAAATTAACAAGGGATTACACAAAGGAGGGATACATGGAGAAGACTGGCCCCACA CAAAAGGAACCTTTTAAGAGGCGATGGTTTACACTTGATAATCAGGATCGCAAACTGTTGTACTTTAAGGAACCACTG GATGCCTATGCACAAGGGGAGGTGTTCATCGGACATTCACAGTACGGATATAATGTGATAGAGGGCCTACCGCCTGGCCTGAAAGGCAACAAATGGAAATTGGGCATCACGATCGAGACACCAGAGAGGAAGTTTGTGTTTACCTGTAAGGATGACCAGGACCTCAAGGAATGGATTGTGGCTTTTAAAGAAGTGATTTTCAAGCCGATGTCTCCCCAGGATTACTCGG TTGAAGCTACATTAAGGCGGAAGCAAAGATGA
- the adap2 gene encoding arf-GAP with dual PH domain-containing protein 2 isoform X2 — protein MDNWDRNKTILLELLREGENSECADCGAADPDWASYTLGVFICLNCSGIHRNLSGISRVKSIRLDFWDDDLIEKMRKRGNRVAKKHYEANIPPFYYKPRASDCVVLKEQWIRAKYEREEFTDIVTKLQKSVTSGNRVGYLWKRGKDNRNFRKRNFRLLEKEGLILYYAKEDEEPKGVIQVSGLNATFQPEKIGNPNGLQITYLKDGRTRSMFVYHKNGKLIPKLTRDYTKEGYMEKTGPTQKEPFKRRWFTLDNQDRKLLYFKEPLDAYAQGEVFIGHSQYGYNVIEGLPPGLKGNKWKLGITIETPERKFVFTCKDDQDLKEWIVAFKEVIFKPMSPQDYSVEATLRRKQR, from the exons ATCCTGACTGGGCCTCCTACACCCTTGGAGTGTTTATCTGCCTGAACTGTTCAGGTATTCATCGCAACTTGTCAGGAATCAGCAGAGTCAAATCTATCCGGCTGGATTTCTGGGATGACGATTTAATTGAG aaAATGAGGAAACGTGGAAACCGGGTGGCAAAGAAACATTACGAGGCCAACATCCCTCCTTTCTACTACAAGCCACGAGCATCAGACTGTGT AGTTCTGAAAGAGCAATGGATTCGAGCCAAGTACGAGCGGGAGGAGTTCACCGACATTGTCACCAAGCTGCAGAAATCGGTCACTTCAG GTAACCGAGTTGGCTATCTCTGGAAACGGGGAAAGGACAATAGAAATTTTCGGAAAAGGAATTTCCGTCTTTTAGAGAAAGAGGGTCTGATCCTTTACTACGCTAAGGAG GATGAAGAGCCAAAGGGAGTCATTCAGGTGTCAGGTCTCAATGCTACATTCCAGCCAGAGAAGATTGGGAATCCAAACGGGCTGCAGATCACTTATCTGAAAGATGGGCGCACCAGGAGTATGTTTGTGTACCACAAAAATGGGAAG CTCATACCAAAATTAACAAGGGATTACACAAAGGAGGGATACATGGAGAAGACTGGCCCCACA CAAAAGGAACCTTTTAAGAGGCGATGGTTTACACTTGATAATCAGGATCGCAAACTGTTGTACTTTAAGGAACCACTG GATGCCTATGCACAAGGGGAGGTGTTCATCGGACATTCACAGTACGGATATAATGTGATAGAGGGCCTACCGCCTGGCCTGAAAGGCAACAAATGGAAATTGGGCATCACGATCGAGACACCAGAGAGGAAGTTTGTGTTTACCTGTAAGGATGACCAGGACCTCAAGGAATGGATTGTGGCTTTTAAAGAAGTGATTTTCAAGCCGATGTCTCCCCAGGATTACTCGG TTGAAGCTACATTAAGGCGGAAGCAAAGATGA
- the adap2 gene encoding arf-GAP with dual PH domain-containing protein 1 isoform X3 codes for MRKRGNRVAKKHYEANIPPFYYKPRASDCVVLKEQWIRAKYEREEFTDIVTKLQKSVTSGNRVGYLWKRGKDNRNFRKRNFRLLEKEGLILYYAKEDEEPKGVIQVSGLNATFQPEKIGNPNGLQITYLKDGRTRSMFVYHKNGKDIVDWFNAIRAARFRYLKSAFPTISDAELIPKLTRDYTKEGYMEKTGPTQKEPFKRRWFTLDNQDRKLLYFKEPLDAYAQGEVFIGHSQYGYNVIEGLPPGLKGNKWKLGITIETPERKFVFTCKDDQDLKEWIVAFKEVIFKPMSPQDYSVEATLRRKQR; via the exons ATGAGGAAACGTGGAAACCGGGTGGCAAAGAAACATTACGAGGCCAACATCCCTCCTTTCTACTACAAGCCACGAGCATCAGACTGTGT AGTTCTGAAAGAGCAATGGATTCGAGCCAAGTACGAGCGGGAGGAGTTCACCGACATTGTCACCAAGCTGCAGAAATCGGTCACTTCAG GTAACCGAGTTGGCTATCTCTGGAAACGGGGAAAGGACAATAGAAATTTTCGGAAAAGGAATTTCCGTCTTTTAGAGAAAGAGGGTCTGATCCTTTACTACGCTAAGGAG GATGAAGAGCCAAAGGGAGTCATTCAGGTGTCAGGTCTCAATGCTACATTCCAGCCAGAGAAGATTGGGAATCCAAACGGGCTGCAGATCACTTATCTGAAAGATGGGCGCACCAGGAGTATGTTTGTGTACCACAAAAATGGGAAG GACATAGTGGATTGGTTCAATGCAATCAGGGCGGCTCGTTTCCGATACCTCAAAAGTGCTTTCCCCACAATTAGTGACGCAGAG CTCATACCAAAATTAACAAGGGATTACACAAAGGAGGGATACATGGAGAAGACTGGCCCCACA CAAAAGGAACCTTTTAAGAGGCGATGGTTTACACTTGATAATCAGGATCGCAAACTGTTGTACTTTAAGGAACCACTG GATGCCTATGCACAAGGGGAGGTGTTCATCGGACATTCACAGTACGGATATAATGTGATAGAGGGCCTACCGCCTGGCCTGAAAGGCAACAAATGGAAATTGGGCATCACGATCGAGACACCAGAGAGGAAGTTTGTGTTTACCTGTAAGGATGACCAGGACCTCAAGGAATGGATTGTGGCTTTTAAAGAAGTGATTTTCAAGCCGATGTCTCCCCAGGATTACTCGG TTGAAGCTACATTAAGGCGGAAGCAAAGATGA